One Arthrobacter sp. StoSoilB19 DNA window includes the following coding sequences:
- the sufB gene encoding Fe-S cluster assembly protein SufB, translating to MTDQLSEKAVAENTVISEILEKNPELHGIGNYEYGWADKNDVGANARRGLNEEVVRDISAKKSEPEWMLDLRLKGLKYFDRKPMPTWGADLSGIDFDNIKYFVRSTEKQAATWEDLPEDIKNTYDKLGIPEAEKQRLVSGVAAQYESEVVYHQLREDLERQGVIFLDTDTALKEHPEIFQEYFGTVIPVGDNKFASLNTSVWSGGSFVYVPKGVHVEIPLQAYFRINTENMGQFERTLIIADEDSYVHYIEGCTAPIYTSDSLHSAVVEIIVKKGARVRYTTIQNWSNNVYNLVTKRAICEAGATMEWIDGNIGSKVTMKYPAVYLVGEGAKGETLSIAFAGEGQHQDTGSKMVHIAPNTKSSIISKSVARGGGRAAYRGLVQIREGAKHSANTVRCDALLVDTISRSDTYPYIDIREDDVQLGHEATVSRVSEEQLFYLMSRGMPEDEAMAMIVRGFIEPIARELPMEYALELNRLIELQMEGSVG from the coding sequence ATGACGGACCAACTATCAGAGAAAGCAGTCGCCGAAAACACTGTGATCTCGGAGATTCTGGAAAAGAATCCCGAGCTCCACGGCATCGGCAACTACGAGTACGGCTGGGCTGACAAGAACGATGTCGGCGCCAACGCCCGCCGTGGGCTCAACGAAGAGGTAGTCCGGGACATTTCGGCGAAGAAGAGCGAGCCGGAATGGATGCTCGACCTGCGCCTGAAGGGCCTGAAGTATTTCGATCGCAAGCCCATGCCCACCTGGGGCGCGGACCTCTCCGGCATCGACTTCGACAACATCAAGTACTTCGTGCGCTCCACCGAGAAGCAGGCTGCCACCTGGGAAGACCTGCCCGAGGACATCAAGAACACGTACGACAAGCTGGGCATCCCCGAGGCCGAAAAGCAGCGCCTTGTTTCGGGTGTTGCCGCCCAGTACGAGTCTGAGGTTGTTTACCACCAGCTGCGGGAGGACCTTGAGCGGCAGGGTGTCATCTTCCTGGACACCGACACCGCGCTGAAGGAACACCCGGAGATCTTCCAGGAGTACTTCGGCACCGTCATCCCGGTAGGCGACAACAAGTTCGCCTCGCTGAACACCTCCGTCTGGTCCGGCGGCTCGTTCGTGTACGTCCCCAAGGGCGTCCACGTGGAGATCCCCCTGCAGGCCTACTTCCGCATCAACACGGAAAACATGGGCCAGTTCGAACGCACGCTGATCATCGCCGACGAGGACTCCTACGTCCACTACATCGAAGGCTGCACAGCGCCGATCTACACCTCGGACTCGCTGCACTCCGCCGTCGTGGAGATCATCGTCAAGAAGGGCGCCCGCGTCCGGTACACCACCATCCAGAACTGGTCGAACAACGTCTACAACCTGGTGACCAAACGTGCCATCTGCGAAGCAGGCGCCACCATGGAATGGATCGATGGAAACATCGGCTCCAAGGTCACCATGAAGTACCCGGCCGTGTACCTCGTAGGCGAAGGGGCCAAGGGCGAGACCCTGTCCATCGCCTTCGCCGGCGAAGGCCAGCACCAGGACACCGGCTCCAAGATGGTGCACATTGCGCCGAACACCAAGAGCTCGATCATCTCCAAGTCCGTTGCCCGTGGTGGCGGCCGCGCCGCCTACCGCGGCCTGGTCCAGATCCGGGAAGGAGCCAAGCACTCGGCCAACACCGTGCGCTGCGACGCCCTCCTGGTGGACACCATTTCCCGGTCTGACACCTACCCGTACATCGACATCCGCGAGGACGATGTCCAGCTGGGACACGAGGCCACCGTTTCCCGCGTCAGCGAGGAACAGCTGTTCTACCTCATGTCCCGCGGCATGCCCGAGGACGAGGCCATGGCCATGATCGTGCGCGGCTTCATTGAGCCGATCGCCCGCGAACTGCCCATGGAATACGCCCTCGAGCTGAACCGCCTCATCGAACTCCAGATGGAAGGATCCGTCGGTTAA
- the sufD gene encoding Fe-S cluster assembly protein SufD has protein sequence MTAEATTEKARVGAPSIAGFTEEGEHLVASKVDRHHSHGTQVMASRAERLTSHDVADFALPNGREEEWRFTPVRELANLLSDTPSEAGALGVTVEAPAAVVQRTLRAGEAPRGATLVPADRAAVVASANAGDAQLISIPANAELDEPVRLVLTGNGAGRRTNSHVVIEAGVNSRSVVIIEHDGTSDHNGNVEVLVREGAHLTVVSLQLWGDDAKHLAQHDAEVAKDAVYKHIAVTLGGKIVRLNSNVRFAGEGAETQLLGLYYADAGQHLEHRSFVDHNVANCKSNVLYKGALQGKGAHTVWVGDVLIQKQAEGTDSYEKNQNLVLTDGCRADSVPNLEIETGLIEGAGHASATGRFDDEHLFYLMARGIPEDVARRLVVRGFLNEIIQQIKVPALEERLTDAVERELAAIDY, from the coding sequence ATGACTGCCGAAGCAACTACCGAAAAGGCGCGCGTCGGCGCACCGTCGATCGCCGGTTTCACCGAGGAGGGCGAGCACCTCGTCGCCTCCAAGGTGGACCGCCACCACAGCCACGGCACACAGGTCATGGCCTCCCGCGCCGAGCGGCTCACCAGCCATGACGTGGCCGATTTCGCCCTGCCCAACGGCCGGGAAGAGGAATGGCGCTTCACCCCGGTGCGTGAACTGGCCAACCTGCTGTCCGATACCCCGTCGGAGGCCGGCGCCCTTGGCGTCACGGTCGAGGCACCTGCAGCCGTGGTCCAGCGGACCCTCCGCGCAGGTGAGGCCCCCCGTGGCGCCACCCTCGTCCCCGCCGACCGTGCCGCCGTCGTGGCTTCCGCGAACGCCGGCGACGCCCAGCTCATCTCCATCCCGGCGAACGCCGAGTTGGACGAGCCGGTGCGCCTGGTCCTGACCGGCAACGGCGCAGGCCGCCGGACCAACTCCCACGTGGTGATCGAAGCCGGAGTCAACAGCCGCTCCGTCGTGATCATCGAGCACGACGGCACCTCAGACCACAACGGCAACGTTGAGGTCCTGGTTCGCGAAGGCGCCCACCTCACGGTGGTTTCCCTGCAGCTCTGGGGGGACGACGCCAAGCACCTGGCACAGCATGACGCCGAGGTTGCCAAGGACGCCGTGTACAAGCACATTGCCGTAACTCTTGGCGGCAAGATCGTGCGCCTGAACTCCAACGTCCGCTTCGCCGGGGAAGGCGCCGAGACACAGCTCCTGGGCCTTTACTACGCCGATGCAGGCCAGCACCTGGAGCACCGTTCCTTCGTGGACCACAACGTGGCCAACTGCAAGTCCAACGTCCTCTACAAGGGCGCGCTGCAGGGCAAGGGTGCGCACACGGTCTGGGTTGGCGACGTGCTGATCCAGAAGCAGGCCGAGGGCACCGACTCCTACGAGAAGAACCAGAACCTGGTCCTGACCGACGGCTGCCGCGCGGACTCCGTGCCCAACCTCGAGATCGAGACCGGCCTGATCGAGGGTGCCGGCCACGCCAGCGCCACCGGCCGGTTCGACGACGAGCACCTGTTCTACCTGATGGCCCGCGGCATCCCCGAGGATGTTGCCCGCCGCCTGGTGGTCCGCGGCTTCCTGAACGAGATCATCCAGCAGATCAAGGTCCCGGCCCTCGAAGAGCGCCTGACCGATGCCGTGGAACGCGAACTCGCGGCAATCGACTACTAG
- a CDS encoding non-heme iron oxygenase ferredoxin subunit, with product MSGKPKGELVCSANDIQVKQALRILVDGYPVAVVRDSMGDIHAIGDTCSHADISLSEGDVEGCAIECWGHGSQFDLRSGQPLQLPAYDPVPVFAVELDGDDVYVDVTNVLNGAAVDNY from the coding sequence ATGAGCGGCAAACCCAAGGGTGAGCTGGTGTGCAGCGCCAATGACATCCAGGTCAAGCAGGCGCTGCGCATCCTGGTGGACGGCTACCCCGTAGCCGTGGTCCGGGACTCGATGGGGGACATCCACGCCATCGGTGACACCTGCTCGCACGCGGACATTTCCCTGTCCGAAGGCGACGTGGAAGGTTGCGCCATCGAGTGCTGGGGGCATGGTTCCCAGTTCGACCTGCGCAGCGGCCAGCCGCTCCAGCTCCCCGCCTACGATCCCGTGCCGGTCTTCGCCGTCGAACTCGACGGGGACGACGTCTACGTGGACGTCACCAACGTTTTGAACGGCGCAGCAGTAGACAACTACTGA
- the sufC gene encoding Fe-S cluster assembly ATPase SufC — MSTLEIKDLHVSIETEQGTKEILKGVSLTIRTGETHAIMGPNGSGKSTLASTIAGHPRYTVTRGTITLDGEDVLAMSVDERARAGVFLAMQYPVEVPGVTMTNFLRTAKTAIDGQAPALRTWTKDVKAAMEKLRIDADFAQRNVNEGFSGGEKKRVEILQLELFKPKFAVLDETDSGLDVDALKIVSEGVNRAHSEGNMGTLLITHYTRILRYIKPDFVHVFVDGQVVEEGGPELADRLEEEGYDRYAKGAGAATIAAAAAAQA; from the coding sequence ATGTCAACTCTTGAGATCAAGGACCTGCACGTCAGCATTGAGACGGAACAGGGCACCAAGGAGATCCTGAAGGGCGTCAGCCTGACCATCAGGACCGGCGAGACGCACGCCATCATGGGCCCCAACGGCTCGGGCAAGTCCACCCTCGCGTCCACCATTGCAGGGCACCCCCGCTACACCGTCACCCGTGGCACCATCACGCTGGACGGCGAAGACGTGCTGGCCATGAGTGTTGACGAGCGCGCCCGCGCCGGCGTCTTCCTGGCCATGCAGTACCCGGTGGAGGTTCCGGGCGTCACCATGACCAACTTCCTGCGCACGGCCAAGACCGCCATCGACGGCCAGGCGCCTGCCCTGCGCACCTGGACCAAGGACGTCAAGGCCGCCATGGAGAAGCTGCGCATCGACGCCGACTTCGCCCAGCGCAACGTCAACGAAGGCTTCTCCGGCGGCGAAAAGAAGCGCGTGGAGATCCTGCAGCTGGAGCTCTTCAAGCCCAAGTTCGCCGTCCTGGACGAGACCGACTCCGGCCTGGACGTGGACGCGCTCAAAATTGTGTCCGAGGGCGTCAACCGTGCGCACTCCGAGGGAAACATGGGCACGCTGCTCATCACGCACTACACCCGCATCCTGCGCTACATCAAGCCTGACTTCGTGCACGTGTTCGTGGACGGACAGGTTGTCGAGGAGGGCGGCCCCGAGCTGGCCGACCGCCTCGAGGAAGAAGGCTACGACCGTTACGCCAAGGGCGCCGGCGCAGCCACCATCGCGGCTGCCGCCGCAGCACAGGCCTAG
- a CDS encoding metal-sulfur cluster assembly factor translates to MTEIKPGRTALEDVEEALKDVIDPELGVNVVDLGLLYGLKYSDDDGALLIDMTLTTAACPLTDVLEEQVGQALDGVVDDWRLNWVWMPPWGPERITDDGKDQMRALGFNI, encoded by the coding sequence ATGACCGAAATCAAGCCGGGCCGCACGGCCCTGGAGGACGTCGAAGAGGCGCTCAAGGACGTCATCGACCCTGAGCTTGGCGTCAACGTGGTGGACCTGGGCCTCCTGTACGGCCTGAAGTACTCCGATGACGACGGTGCGCTCCTGATCGACATGACGCTCACCACCGCAGCCTGCCCGCTCACCGACGTGCTCGAGGAGCAGGTGGGCCAGGCCCTGGACGGCGTCGTTGACGACTGGCGCCTCAACTGGGTCTGGATGCCGCCTTGGGGTCCCGAGCGGATCACCGATGACGGCAAGGACCAGATGAGGGCCCTCGGCTTCAACATCTAG
- a CDS encoding neutral zinc metallopeptidase codes for MSFNDNVQLDPSQVQDRRGMGTGVKIGGGIGGGLVLLVALLLGINPNMLGGLVDNGAGGQSQGTAPACTTGADADARLDCRITGTVNSLNAFWPGYLKQYNVQYPRPEAVIFSGGTNTGCGAATSEVGPFYCPTDTTAYFDPGFFQELVDRFGSSGGPLAQEYVVAHEFGHHVQNLLGDLQRAQQDPQGPESGSVRTELQADCYAGLWAKYASTTPDPSTGQPYLEPLTQQDVNDALSAAASVGDDRIQKAATGRVSPEGWTHGSSEERQRWFSRGYQTGDIKQCDTFSAASL; via the coding sequence ATGAGTTTCAATGACAACGTGCAGCTTGATCCTTCCCAGGTCCAGGACCGTAGGGGCATGGGCACCGGCGTGAAAATCGGCGGCGGAATCGGCGGCGGCCTGGTGCTGCTCGTTGCGCTCCTGCTGGGAATCAACCCGAACATGCTCGGCGGGCTGGTGGACAACGGTGCCGGCGGACAGTCCCAGGGCACGGCACCGGCCTGCACCACCGGAGCGGACGCCGATGCCCGCCTGGACTGCCGGATCACCGGCACGGTGAACAGCCTCAATGCGTTCTGGCCCGGCTACCTGAAGCAGTACAACGTGCAGTACCCCCGCCCGGAGGCCGTGATCTTCAGCGGCGGCACCAACACCGGGTGCGGGGCCGCAACCTCCGAAGTAGGGCCCTTCTACTGCCCCACGGACACTACCGCCTACTTTGATCCCGGTTTCTTCCAGGAACTCGTGGACCGGTTCGGTTCCTCAGGCGGACCTCTGGCCCAGGAATACGTAGTGGCGCACGAGTTCGGCCACCACGTCCAGAACCTGCTGGGCGATCTGCAGCGGGCGCAGCAGGACCCGCAGGGACCGGAGTCCGGTTCCGTCCGTACGGAACTGCAGGCGGATTGCTATGCAGGCCTGTGGGCCAAGTACGCATCCACCACGCCGGACCCGTCCACCGGGCAGCCCTACCTGGAACCGCTCACCCAGCAGGACGTCAACGACGCGTTGTCGGCGGCCGCATCAGTGGGCGATGACCGGATCCAGAAGGCAGCCACCGGACGTGTCTCCCCCGAAGGCTGGACACACGGCTCCAGTGAGGAACGCCAGCGGTGGTTCAGCCGGGGCTACCAGACCGGCGACATCAAGCAGTGCGACACCTTCAGCGCCGCCAGCCTCTAA
- a CDS encoding AMP-binding protein, with the protein MPFLDKIQLWAGQRPHDTAVVIAGRRLDWAELLDAAAGLVPEMKSVSTLCESNSVDFAVKFAAAVAGGRQCAVLDPSWPAPLQEDIVRRVEACAVPAQVSPDDVLADGPPGSSFLIGLTSGTTSVPKAFTRSRRSWQQSFDASIEFFGLRQDDVTLAPGPLAASLNLYALAECLYAGSEFQTLETFDVGDVHAAITHDRVTRLVLVPTMLRMLSERGMTGCVDASGIRTIICAGSKLDARTLEAARRWAPNATIYEYYGASELSFVSGLGLAAGQVPAAGGTGIGRPFPGVDVRILDDGGAAVPDGGYGNICVRSGMVSNGYLWGDDGEALRSFGDWYTVGDQGYLLDGELHILGRRADMILTAGRNVYPHEVELALAAVPGVAAAVAAGVADDLRGQRVVAGVVASHGGLTATQLRAGLEDILSRHKRPLQYYLLPELPTTDRGKVSRNLLLEWINTRDPRVRPLGG; encoded by the coding sequence GTGCCTTTCCTCGACAAGATCCAGCTCTGGGCTGGGCAACGGCCGCACGACACTGCCGTGGTGATCGCGGGCCGGCGACTGGACTGGGCGGAGCTGCTGGATGCCGCCGCGGGTCTGGTGCCGGAGATGAAGTCCGTCAGTACCCTGTGCGAGTCCAATTCGGTGGACTTTGCCGTAAAGTTCGCAGCCGCCGTGGCCGGCGGCCGCCAGTGCGCGGTCCTGGACCCTTCGTGGCCCGCACCGCTGCAGGAGGATATTGTCCGGCGGGTGGAGGCATGCGCCGTTCCGGCCCAGGTCTCCCCGGACGACGTGCTGGCCGACGGCCCGCCTGGCTCCAGCTTCCTCATCGGCCTCACTTCCGGCACTACGTCTGTACCCAAGGCGTTTACCCGCTCCCGGCGGTCATGGCAGCAGTCCTTCGACGCTTCCATCGAGTTTTTCGGGCTTCGCCAGGACGACGTCACCCTTGCGCCCGGGCCGCTGGCTGCCAGCCTGAACCTCTATGCCCTGGCCGAATGCCTCTACGCCGGATCCGAGTTCCAAACACTGGAGACGTTCGACGTCGGCGACGTCCACGCTGCCATCACCCACGACCGGGTCACCCGGCTGGTCCTGGTGCCCACCATGCTGCGGATGCTCAGCGAACGGGGGATGACAGGGTGCGTGGACGCCTCCGGAATCCGCACCATCATCTGTGCAGGCTCCAAACTCGATGCCCGCACCCTGGAAGCGGCACGGCGCTGGGCGCCGAACGCCACCATTTATGAGTACTACGGCGCCTCCGAGCTGAGCTTCGTCTCCGGCCTGGGCCTGGCCGCGGGACAGGTTCCGGCGGCGGGCGGCACGGGAATCGGGCGGCCCTTTCCCGGTGTCGATGTCCGGATCCTGGATGACGGTGGCGCAGCGGTTCCGGACGGCGGCTACGGCAACATCTGCGTCCGCAGCGGCATGGTGAGCAACGGCTACCTGTGGGGCGACGACGGCGAGGCGCTGCGGTCCTTCGGCGACTGGTACACGGTGGGGGACCAGGGCTACCTTCTGGACGGCGAGCTGCACATCCTTGGCCGGCGCGCGGACATGATCCTTACCGCCGGAAGGAACGTCTACCCGCACGAGGTGGAACTGGCCCTGGCGGCAGTCCCGGGTGTGGCGGCAGCGGTGGCCGCCGGCGTGGCTGACGATCTGCGCGGCCAGCGCGTGGTGGCGGGGGTGGTTGCATCCCATGGCGGGCTGACGGCCACGCAGTTGCGCGCCGGCCTGGAGGACATCCTGTCCCGGCACAAGCGGCCCCTGCAGTACTACCTCCTGCCGGAACTTCCCACCACGGACCGCGGCAAGGTCAGCCGGAACCTGCTGCTGGAGTGGATCAACACCCGGGACCCCAGGGTACGGCCCCTTGGTGGCTGA
- a CDS encoding thiolase family protein — translation MHAELLPPDRQPVIIAARRTPVCPVNGALRTLRAHQLLAPVLRALVSELSLEPESVADVVIGNAVGGGGNVARLALLEAGLPVTVPGITVDRQCGSGLDAIVLAARLVAAGGSPVYLAGGVESTSTAPLRANRRDDGGPEFYARAQFVPASYGDPDMGTAAETVAAEYGVGRDRQDAFALASHRKALTATRDGRFAGELVPLATAAGTVSVDGGPRAGLTPAIMARFPAAFVPGGTVTAGNSCFDADAAAAVVITSLERARRLGARDGLVVRGTGTAGVAPQVLGIGAAPAAREVLARAGVSAGEVGLVEFNEAFASQALACLDQLGIDPERANLDGGALALGHAYGASGAVLVTRLLAQARGAGTPGTLGLAMISMAGGMGTAALLEYRQLSPA, via the coding sequence GTGCACGCTGAGCTCCTGCCGCCGGACCGCCAGCCGGTGATCATCGCCGCCCGCCGCACCCCGGTGTGCCCGGTCAACGGAGCCCTGCGCACCCTGCGGGCACATCAACTCCTGGCCCCGGTGCTGCGCGCGCTCGTCTCCGAACTGTCCCTGGAGCCGGAGTCCGTTGCCGACGTCGTGATCGGCAACGCGGTGGGCGGCGGCGGAAACGTGGCCCGGTTGGCCTTGCTGGAGGCGGGTCTGCCCGTCACCGTACCCGGGATCACCGTGGACCGGCAGTGTGGCTCAGGACTGGACGCCATCGTCCTCGCCGCCCGGCTCGTGGCGGCAGGAGGCAGTCCCGTTTACCTGGCTGGGGGAGTGGAGAGCACCAGCACCGCGCCCCTGCGCGCCAACCGGAGGGACGACGGCGGCCCGGAGTTTTACGCCCGCGCCCAGTTTGTGCCGGCCAGCTACGGCGATCCGGACATGGGTACCGCCGCGGAAACGGTAGCCGCGGAATACGGCGTCGGCAGGGACCGCCAGGATGCCTTCGCCCTTGCCAGCCACCGGAAGGCCCTCACGGCGACCCGGGACGGGCGTTTCGCGGGCGAACTCGTGCCACTGGCCACCGCTGCCGGGACCGTCTCCGTCGATGGCGGGCCGCGGGCCGGCCTGACCCCCGCCATCATGGCAAGGTTCCCGGCCGCCTTCGTGCCGGGAGGAACCGTTACCGCCGGAAACTCCTGCTTCGACGCGGACGCCGCCGCCGCCGTCGTCATCACCTCCCTGGAGCGTGCACGCCGGCTGGGGGCACGCGACGGCCTGGTGGTGCGCGGCACCGGCACAGCCGGCGTGGCCCCCCAGGTACTGGGGATCGGTGCTGCCCCTGCCGCGCGGGAGGTGCTGGCCCGTGCCGGGGTGTCAGCCGGCGAGGTGGGCCTGGTGGAATTCAATGAGGCGTTCGCGTCGCAGGCACTTGCCTGCCTGGACCAGCTTGGCATCGATCCCGAGCGGGCAAACCTCGACGGCGGTGCGCTGGCCCTGGGGCATGCCTACGGTGCGTCCGGGGCCGTCCTGGTGACGCGGCTGCTGGCCCAGGCGAGGGGCGCCGGCACGCCGGGAACCCTGGGGCTGGCGATGATCAGCATGGCGGGCGGCATGGGGACCGCGGCACTGCTGGAGTACCGGCAGCTGTCGCCAGCCTGA
- a CDS encoding energy-coupling factor transporter transmembrane protein EcfT, which produces MRGHGFLLANYVPGNSLLHRAPLALKFGLVFACGLASFVIVDWRISAAVLAMLTGLFLLAGAGARRIWGAVRPLAPVLLAIGFFQWWQLGGPTAARIVLNILVCVVAASLLTATTPIQQLLDGVVRLARPFRRLGADPERFALTTGIMLRSIPFIAGTFADVRDSARARGLERNPRALILPVFITSVAYARQTGEALAARGLGEAED; this is translated from the coding sequence GTGAGGGGCCACGGATTCCTCCTGGCCAATTACGTGCCAGGCAACTCCCTCCTTCACCGCGCACCGCTGGCGCTGAAGTTCGGGCTTGTGTTTGCCTGCGGCCTGGCGTCCTTCGTCATCGTGGATTGGCGCATCTCCGCTGCCGTGCTGGCCATGCTCACCGGACTGTTCCTGTTGGCAGGCGCCGGCGCGAGACGGATCTGGGGAGCCGTCCGGCCGCTGGCTCCAGTGCTGTTGGCCATCGGGTTCTTCCAGTGGTGGCAGCTCGGCGGCCCCACTGCGGCGCGGATCGTCCTGAACATCCTGGTCTGCGTGGTGGCGGCGTCCCTGCTCACCGCCACCACACCCATTCAACAGCTCCTGGATGGCGTTGTCCGGCTGGCGCGTCCGTTCAGGAGGCTCGGCGCCGATCCTGAACGCTTCGCCCTGACTACTGGCATCATGCTTCGCAGCATCCCGTTCATTGCCGGCACGTTCGCCGACGTCCGCGATTCCGCCCGGGCACGGGGCCTGGAGCGCAACCCGCGCGCATTGATCCTGCCCGTGTTCATCACCTCCGTGGCCTACGCCCGCCAAACCGGCGAAGCGCTCGCCGCCCGCGGCCTCGGCGAGGCCGAGGACTGA
- a CDS encoding ABC transporter ATP-binding protein has protein sequence MPAVTFDQASVAVETENSAQPKVLLDAVTLRLEEARVGVIGANGSGKSTLLRLVNGLIQPTTGTVTVDGDDTVRAVRKVRRNVGFVFTDPLSQLVMPTGREDVELSLRRSVKNGPERRRQADAALERLGLLHLADQSIYELSGGERQLMALAAVLAVNPAVLVLDEPSTLLDLRNRELLRRTLANLDQQIIMSTHDLDLALEMDRVLVIEAGRVAFDGAPGEAVAAYRSWCLQGLNPAGRDAP, from the coding sequence ATGCCCGCAGTGACCTTTGACCAGGCGTCCGTCGCCGTCGAAACGGAGAACTCCGCACAGCCCAAAGTCCTCCTTGACGCGGTGACCCTCCGGCTGGAGGAGGCACGCGTGGGCGTCATCGGCGCCAACGGCTCGGGGAAGTCAACGCTGCTGCGCCTGGTCAACGGGCTCATCCAGCCCACCACCGGCACGGTGACGGTCGACGGCGACGATACAGTGCGTGCCGTGCGGAAAGTCAGGCGGAACGTCGGCTTCGTCTTCACCGATCCCCTCTCCCAGCTGGTGATGCCCACCGGCAGGGAGGATGTGGAGCTGTCCCTGCGCCGTTCCGTGAAAAACGGCCCCGAGCGGCGTCGCCAGGCCGACGCGGCGCTCGAACGGCTGGGGCTCCTGCACCTGGCCGACCAGAGCATCTACGAGCTGTCCGGCGGTGAGCGCCAGCTCATGGCGCTCGCCGCCGTGCTCGCAGTGAACCCTGCGGTCCTGGTCCTGGATGAACCCTCCACCCTCCTTGACCTGCGCAACCGTGAGCTGCTCCGCCGGACGCTGGCCAACCTGGACCAGCAGATCATCATGTCCACCCATGACCTGGACCTGGCACTGGAAATGGACCGCGTCCTGGTCATCGAAGCAGGCCGCGTGGCATTTGACGGCGCCCCTGGCGAAGCCGTGGCAGCCTACCGTTCGTGGTGCCTGCAGGGGCTGAATCCGGCAGGCAGGGACGCTCCGTGA
- a CDS encoding biotin transporter BioY produces MSNTETTPKNSPRTERRRWNGTDLGLIAVFAALVAGAALVPGLALNGFGVPITFQTLAVMLTGLVLGPARGFAAVGLYTLLGLAGLPIFSQGRSGLGILAGPSAGYIIAFPIAAGVVGWLATVVIKRTTKARALWFFVAATATSIVVVHSLGILGIALNSKATLEQAFLGDLVFYPGDIIKNVLAAAIAVALHRAFPDVLVRRVRRRTAASESA; encoded by the coding sequence ATGAGCAATACCGAGACCACCCCCAAGAACAGCCCGCGGACGGAGCGCCGCCGCTGGAACGGCACTGACCTTGGGCTGATCGCCGTTTTTGCCGCCCTCGTGGCCGGCGCAGCCCTGGTGCCCGGACTGGCCCTGAACGGCTTCGGCGTCCCCATCACCTTCCAGACCCTGGCCGTCATGCTCACCGGACTGGTGCTGGGCCCCGCCCGCGGGTTCGCCGCCGTCGGGCTTTACACGCTCCTTGGCCTGGCCGGCCTGCCCATCTTCAGCCAGGGCCGCAGCGGCCTGGGCATCCTCGCCGGACCCTCGGCCGGCTACATCATCGCCTTCCCCATCGCCGCAGGCGTCGTGGGATGGCTGGCCACCGTGGTGATCAAACGCACCACCAAGGCCCGCGCCCTCTGGTTCTTCGTGGCTGCCACGGCCACGAGCATCGTGGTTGTGCACTCGCTGGGCATCCTGGGCATCGCGCTGAACTCCAAGGCCACCCTGGAGCAGGCCTTCCTGGGCGACCTGGTCTTCTACCCGGGCGACATCATCAAGAATGTCCTCGCCGCCGCGATCGCCGTCGCCCTTCACCGCGCCTTCCCCGACGTCCTGGTCCGCCGCGTGCGCCGGCGTACCGCCGCGTCCGAAAGCGCCTAG